A part of Aegilops tauschii subsp. strangulata cultivar AL8/78 chromosome 2, Aet v6.0, whole genome shotgun sequence genomic DNA contains:
- the LOC109782464 gene encoding cysteine proteinase inhibitor 10, with protein MATSTTAAISCLLLLATLTIAAAEIRHPQAPAVAGGAVGGRTEIRDVGKNKLVQSLGRFAVSEHNRRLSHGGGPVNNGDPVKVQLVFTAVAAAQKQVASGVVYYLKVIARDRAGGGGDRPFDAVVVVKAWIKSKELVSLMPSPK; from the coding sequence ATGGCTACCTCCACCACGGCCGCCATCTCctgtctcctcctcctcgccacgCTCACCATTGCCGCTGCTGAAATAAGGCACCCGCAGGCTCCGGCGGTAGCCGGAGGCGCCGTGGGCGGCCGGACGGAGATCAGGGACGTGGGCAAGAACAAGCTGGTGCAGTCCCTGGGCCGGTTCGCGGTGTCCGAACACAACCGCCGCCTCAGCCACGGCGGCGGACCAGTCAACAACGGCGACCCCGTCAAGGTCCAGCTCGTGTTCACCGCCGTGGCGGCGGCGCAAAAGCAGGTCGCCTCCGGGGTGGTATACTACCTGAAGGTTATCGCCCGGGaccgcgccggcggcggcggggacagGCCGTTCGACGCCGTGGTGGTCGTCAAGGCGTGGATCAAGTCCAAGGAGCTCGTGTCTCTCATGCCTTCTCCCAAGTAA